TCCACCACTTCGAAGTTCATTTCGATGTTCGGGTAACGGTTACAGAAACGCGCCACGTCGGCCATTTGTGCGTCAGTCAATTGCAGCAGTCGTGTGCGGTCATCATCCTCCAACTCCATAATATCAAAAACAGTTTCGATTTTCTGGAAAATAATGGATAGAATAAATTATTTAGgtgaaatttcgaattttttcggCAACTGTACCTTTTCTGTGCAACGCTTGATGATGTCGGCCGTGAAGTGCGGCAACTGTTTCAAATACGAGTCCTTGCTCCACATGGCTTGTGTAACCATTTGCGCCAACTCCATGGCAGCCACGGCCGGCGAGAGCCAGCCATTTGAACTGAGCACATCCACACAGGCCTGTATGAGGCGTATAGCTTTGCTCAAAATGAGTTCTGTGTCACCCTGTAGTTCGGGGCCTAACTGTAGGCGCGATAAATGcgcttgcaacaacaaattggtTTTAATATGCGGATCATTGAATCTGTATAAGAAAAGAAGAGTTCATTAGCTACTTTGTTCTAGCGGTTATTTAGTCTCCGCGAGTGGCAAGATTCAGTTTGGTTGTCAACGAAGTCACCTAAAGGTAGGCCCATGAAATGTACTGTTTCGACGGGGAAAGGCAATAGTGTAGTTCAAAGAAGGGGTAGAAAAacataattgttgtttttgttgtaacgggtacctattccccgttagggtggtaaggATTAGATTAGTTATCATCGACGGCATCCCACAATAGGCCCAGGAGACGTTctgtttcgacggggttggACCAAAGGGAGAAGGGTGACAGATGTGTGGGcttagcagggcatgcaaagagttGGTTAGGGAAGACTCAATGCACACAGGACATATGTTTGATATttcagggtctattctggataaaaAGGAGTTTAACaggctacagtatccagaacgaagctgtgCAAGCGTCATTCTCGTTTCTCGTGGCTTCGACATCCCGGAAGCCATGTTCACGAACTTCTAgactcaggtggtgagtgaataTTGAGTGTAAAAAGAGTTCAAGTGCCTTCACTACTGGGGAAATTAGAGTTATCGGACGACAAGACTCCCCTTGCTTTGCCCAGGTATCAGTAGGGAGACCACTACTGAACTGGAGGTACTTACTTTGGCGCAGAATCATTTGGACCAGTCAATTTGTTTGGCAAACGTTGAGAGAGTGTGCGCAGAATGTTTTCTTCGTGATGGCGCACCACAATGTCCTCATACTCTGCTGCCGATGAGATGATCTCGAGCAAACCTCTAACTTTAGTTTTGCTATTCAATGATAAACTGAAGAGTTCTATaatagaaaaaagaagaaaatagtaaaaaatcaaaatcttttgaaaaataaaccACAGGCTTACCAATTGTTGTGTAGTTAATGTAATAATAAGCGGCGATCATGCCCAAATTCAACGGCAACGTGTCCATATCATCCTCAATGCTAATACACTTGGATTGTTCCAAGTCGGAGAGTGTATTTTCGACCAACTCGGACAAGTGATCGGAGAGATGACGGTGTGTAACACCCTGTAAGTTGTAATAGTTGGGATTTTGTGTGAGACGCCTGTATAAGAATGTCCAAGTGAGATAATCGACCGCATCCTGTTTGTTCTCGATGGTTTTCGTGACCACCTCCACATTGAAGTGATCGTGTAGACGGTGGTCCAAGTGACTCTCGATCGGCAACGGTTCATTGATGAATTTCTTGAAGAAATCCTTCTTGGACGATTGACACATCAGTACACATTTAGCGTCCGCGTCTTCAATGGGACGATTAGCACGTCCAATCATTTGCAGCACATCAGTTATGGGGTAGTCTTCATAGGAATGATTCTTGCCATTGTAGAATTGTGTGTCCATAATTATAACCAAATGCGCCGAAATGCTCATGCCCCAACAGAGATCGCGTGCCACAACTGCCACCTGCACAGCGCCGGAGTCGAAGAGCTGCTCGACTAGGCGATGATCGGAGGCCGTAAGACCCTCATGAATGTACGCCACGCCCTGTGATAGTGTCTCCTTCAACGTCTTATCGGACATACGATCGAGGAACGGTTTGATGTCCTCTTCTTCAGCATGGAAGAAACGATTCGGTTGCATATCCGAAGCGCTGTACGTAAGTATATCAATGGCCGTGAGACGCGCTTGCTTGCGCGATGAAACAAAAACGATAACCGGCTTGTGTGGACTGTATTTGATGATCGCGTTGTATACGGGCTTCGACATGGAGGCAATGCGCGTTGCGTTGTGTGTGATGCTGTAACCTTGAATGTGCAACTCTAATGGAATGGGACGCACACTCGGGTGGAAATTAAATGTGGCGTTGGCATTGCAGCCGAGCCATTGTGCGACATCACGCGCATCGGCTAACGAGGAGGAGAGCGCGACGATGCGAATCTGTTTTTCAATTTGAGACGAAATGTAGCGCATGCGCGAACAAACGACTTCCAAAACGGGACCGTCTTCGCCACCAACCAATTGCAATTCATCGACTATGAAGAGGTTGACGGCCTGCACATTTTTACGCTGCTTCCAACGACGCGACAACACATCCCACTTGTCGGCGGTGGTAACAATAATCTGACCTTTGGCCAGCAGTTTTAAATCAGTACCAGTTTCACCGGTTAACTTGACTACCTTGAGTGAGAGACCGCCGAACTTCGCATGCCAATCGGCAAATACAAGATCGGCCAGAGCTTCCTTCGAAACCAAGTAGACGCAACGACCTTCGGCTTGCTGTGAAAACAAACGCATGATGGCGAATTCGGCTATGGTCATTTTGCCGGACCCAGTGGGTGCGCCTACAAAGACATTGTCGTCACTATTATAGACGGCATTGAAAACCTGCGTTTGTATGGGATTGAATTGTGGGAAACGTTCGGCATAAAATTCCTCAAATTTCGGTTTGCGTAGCGCGGAGATGGGCAACGGTTGCAAATCGAGCAGCTCTGTTGGTGGCATATTTTTCTCGGGCAATATTAAATGTCTGAAAGAGACCGGCAATTGTGTTTCCGAACCGATCCAACGATCTGAGACTATACGCAAGAAATATTGCGGTGGCAGCGGTTCGAAGACTGGCACAAAGAACTTGATTTGATGCTCATCTAAAGCATATTTCTCCTTCAGTAGAAAGAATTCATGATGCAAAATTACCTCGGAGTCAACATCCTCAATAAGTATCCAAAAGCCTTCGGATAAACCATGCACCTTCTCATCCCATTGGAAATCGGGTGTGATCGTGAGCTCTACGCGTAGCGTGGCACGTGTTATAGGCTGTATATGCGTGGATAGCTCCAACTTTGGAAATTGGTGGACAAATTTATGTATGGTCTTGCCCAACTTTGGCACGCGTATCAACTCGCCAATCTCATTGGGCTCCAGATCGTACAAGCGTTCCCATGGGAAGTTCTTCTTCTCCAATTTCTTAGCAATTTCATCGGGCATCTTCTTGAACTGACGCAGTGGTGTCATAGACTGCCACATACGGCGATCAATCATCTTACAGAGTGTCAACGTCTTGTCGGCCAACTGCGCCCAGCCACGATAGAGCACAATTTCGAAGATGGCGCGCATTAAACGCGATGCGGACTGCGTTATGAATACCATATCGGACATTAATGCGAATCCTTCCAGTTTTAATTGCGATATGTATGCTTGCAACAACACATTCACTTTGGCGCTATGCTCCTCCATAGACTCTTTTATCGGTATGGGTACACGTTCCATAAGCTTTTGCAATTCCAGCTTCTCCTCTTCACGCACAGCAATGTGTTTGAACTCTGAAGAGAGTGAGAACACGCGGAAAAGTTCGATCTCACTGAGCGTTTGCTTCAGCAATTGATTGTATGTCATCATAGTCTCGTGCGTGCAGTAGTAATGCGAAGCTATGCGACCCAACTCGGTCACTTGGAATTGGCCGCTCTTGCGATCGTACTTGACGAGACCGCTGCGATCTAAATGCAAGGCGGCAGTGTGTATGAGATCCGCGCGATGCTGCTCCAACAGCGAATCATCACGTATTGCGTCGTGAGAGATGCCATACAGCGTGGGATTACGCAGCATGCGTATATAGAGATAGGTATAGCCCAGCCAATGCACGGCGTCTTTCAAATTTTGCACTGTGCCCAGCACGATTTCAGCATTCAGCATGTCTGGCATTTTGGAAATGAATTGTGATTCGATGGGCAGTTGCTGATTCAGCAGCGAAAGGTAGAATTGCAATTCGCTGTGATTCGTGATGAGTATGCCCTCGCCTTTGGTATCGTATTGCGGGCGACCGGCACGACCCAACATCTGGAGTACGTCCAGTGCGCTCAACTCTACCCAACGACCCTTTTCCGGATTGTATACCTGTGTGCCTTTGATGATAACGGTGTGTGCCGGTAAATTAACACCCCAGGCGAGAGTGGCTGTGGACACCAAAACCTATGGAACGGTGCAAAGAGAGAAGGAGAAAAAAgagatatattaaaaaaagtacttaaaaacaaacattaattaattagaaaaaaaaataaatatataaataaaaaaaaattaaaaaaaaaaaattaaaaataaatcaaaaaaaaaataaaaattaattaaaaaaaaaaataataaataaataaaaaaacaattaaaaaaaatgtaattaaaaaaaattaaaaaaaaaaaaaataaaaaataaaaaaaaaaaaaattaaaaaaaaaataaaaataaataaaaaaaaataaaaaaatataaaaaaacaaaaaaaaaaaaataaaaataaaattaaaaaaagtaaaaataaaattaaaaaaaaattaaaaaaaaattattaaaaaataaaaaaaaaaaaaaattaataaaaaaataaataaaaataatttaaaaaaaattaaaaaaaaatttttttaattaaaaaaaaatttaaaaaaaataaaaaaaaataaaattaaaaaaataaataaaaaaaaatataaaaattaaaaaaataaaaacaaaatttaaaaaataaataaataacgaaagaaaaaaaggaaaaacataaaataataaaaagaaaattaaaaattaaacaatgtaaaattaagagaaaaaaatattaaaaatatataaaaaaaaataaaaaaaataaaataaaaaaaataaaataaaaaaaaataaaataaaaaaaaaaaataaaataaaaaaaaaaaaataaaaaaaaaataaaaaaatataaataaataaaaatagaaattaaaaaaatttaaaagaaaaaaattaataaaaaaaaacattaattaagtacaaaaaaattaaaaaaaaaatatttaaaaaattaaaaaaaaaaaaaatttttaaatatgtaaaaaattatttaaaaagtattaaaaaaacaaaacaattaaaaaattaaaaaagtgaaaaaaattaaataaatttaaacaaaatatttaaaaaataataataaacaaaattcgaaaaaataaataaaaaaagattgaaaatcGCTTTGAAAATCATACCTGTATATGACGATCGGCGAATAGATCCTCCACCAATGTACGATCAACACGCGTCATGCCGGCGTGATGTATAGCGAATCCATAGGGCAGCAACTCTTTCAATTCTGTGTTCTTCACCTGCTCCGCTTCAGTGCGCAACACTTCCATGCTGGCCGAGCCCTCACGCAGAAAGCTGCCGAGTGTGTCCTTCTCCAGACACATGTCACGCACGGCGCGCGCTGTCTTACCGGTCTCTTTGCGTGAGTGCACAAAGACAAGCACTTGATTGCGTCCTGCGTGCTCCATTGTCTTCTCGTAAACGATCTCATTCATGACTTGGAAGCGTTTCAAAGCTTTCTTTTCTGTAACACCGATATATTGCTGCTCCAACGCCACTGGCCGGAAGCTATTGTCGAAATAGAACAAACCCTTATCGGGTTTAACGCGCAGGAAGGTCGCCACATCCTGATAGTTAGGCAGTGTGGCGGACAAACCGACCAAACGCACATCCTCCTGTGTGGTCTCAATGTTGCGTATGGTACGTGCCACAAGTGCTTCCAGCACTGGACCGCGCTCATCATGCAGCAAGTGAATTTCATCGATGATAACTAGACGCACTAGGCTGGTAAATGTCTTTTCGCCACCCTTGCGTGTGATAATATCCCATTTCTCTGGTGTGCACACGATTACTTGAGTGGCAGCGATTTGTTCGCGCGTCAATTGATGATCACCAGTTAACTCGGATACGGTCAAATTGTAACAAGCCAAGCGACGGCCGAAGTTGCCCACCATTTCCTGTACCAATGACTTCATGGGTGCCACATAGATGATCTTAAATTCATCCACATTGATTGTGCCATCATCATTGATGTGTTTGCCGATTTCGCGCATCATCGTCAGCAAAGCAACGTTCGTTTTACCGGCACCGGTGGGCGCACACAGCAACATATTCTCATCGCTGTCAAGTGCGGCCTTCCACAGACGGCTTTGTATGCGATTGAGTGTtttaaagccttcaaagaccGGCTGCACGTACTTTGGTAGTTTGTCAATGGGCTGTAGCTCTTCCTTGTCTTCGAAAGGTACCTGCTTTAAAGCGGGCACATGCACCTCTTCGTAACCTTTGCGTTGCTTGCGAAACGAACCGTCCGGAAGTTGACATCTCTTATTTGCCATGAAGTGAGAGCCTTGTGTAAATGATAACTCATCCAACTCGAGCACTTGTCGCACACCTGCCACCTGACCAGCCGTGCCTTGACCAGAGTCATCATTCTCCTCTTTGCCGCGTTTATTTGCACGCGATGAATTGCCATAGTCATCTTCCTCTGACTTGCCGGTATCCAATTGACGTAGTATCTTTGCTAAATGATTGTCATTGCGCATCTTTTCACGTATACGCTGACGTTCGCTGTCTGTTTGCGCCGAGGCCAACATTGTGCAATATAAGATCATTTGGCGATTGTTTTTCAGTTGTTTTATGAAGTCGAAACAGTCATAGCCTAATAAGAGTACGAGTTGATTTTCGCAGTCTCTTTCGTCAGCAGCatctttaagaatttttaacacATCGGCCGCTTTGCTTTGTGATACCATGGCGTCCTTGTAGTATTTACTTAGACAACGCTGTAGCCAGTATGCATCAATGTCAAGTGGATGCAAACCACGTTCTTTCTTCACATTCGCAGCCTCCTCTGTGAGTagctgaaatataaaaaaataatcataaactCTAATTGAAAACTttgctttgtaaatatttacattttctgcGTGGAGTGTATGGTCGATGCGTGCTTCCTCGCCCTCTTCTTGTCCATCTTCGTCACGTATTTCACCATGCATATCGTTATCACTTTCTTCTTCGGATTCCTCAAATTGCACATTTATGCCATAAGTCTCATCAATTTGTTCTTCGTTGCCAGCGATATTTAGAGCGTTCACGGCGTCCGAACCAAAGTCTGTGATTTTTTTACCCAGATTGACTAACAAAGCGAAACTAATCGAAAAtaatgattataatttttttaataattttttttttttttaaatatgttaactTACCGTTCATCGGTTACTGAACCTAACAAGCTATCGATTTCACGCTTGCGTTCACGGTCTTTTAGCTTATCATTTTTTAATACTGCCAAAATTTCATCTGCCGCACCACACAAAATATCACGCGGCTGATCGCCCAGCGCTTCTTGTATGAAACTTAATAACACCTCATATGTCTGGCGTGTTTCCTGTGTTTTGGGTCGGTACACAATTCCGACCATTTCATCTATACCTTCGGACAGCAATGTAGCACCTTTCATGCGTTCGAAATCATATTGCGCTTCATCTCGCTTCTGACGTTTGGCTTTGCgttcttccattttttcggGCTTTGTGCGTTGATAGCGATCGCCCATGCGTGTGCCTTCCAACTTACCGACCAGCGATACAACTTCTCCGGTAGCCTCATCGCGACGTGGCCGTTCAATAAGTCGCACATCAGCTTGCAGCACAAGATTGGAATTctagcaataaataaaaactgtatAGAGCAACTATATGTGCAAGCATTTGTAGCATGCAATTTTAAACGTTTACTTTCGTTGTTCACATTGGACGCTGAGCAGATTGCAGCTTTcttatacacattttttacaaatgtaagTACTTACCGCTTTGTATTCATATTGAAGTTGACGAGCTGCAGCATCCGCCATGGTGATATTTGTTCCCCTTATCTAatttattaagtattttttattaattgttattttcACAGCTTTTagaaattgcaatattttctcCGGCTGCTGTCAAAATTTTCTTTACTGCGGCCTTTACTGTCAttcgtaatatttaaaaaaatgtgtttagtaAAGAGGCTACAGAGTTGTATTTGAGACATATCATCGGTTCGGAATTTTGGGTACAGATATTGATATATCACATTTTATATATCTTAAACCAAAATGTGCCTATAGGTAGTGTTAAAAGCTATTCTTTTAAATACAGTTGAactacaataattttaaattctataacgCGAAGTTCTCCATAACTTGAACTCTTGCATTGATAATAGACGGAAAATTTCATGCAACCATAACCCGAAGTATCTCTAACCTGGAGCTCTTATGTGGATTATGGTGACCAGTTAGGGAAGttcaactatacatatatgtacatacacctATGAGATGTCGGTAGAAATTCTACTGTTTTTGTAGGAAATATGCAATGAAAATTATActgtttttattagaaatatttgaattatgtTAAGTTTTCTTCTGTTCTCAAAACAGTAATTCAGCTGTTGGATAACGAGTTGTGCCGACAAAAGCAACGCTGTTTAATAGTAACGAGTAATTCGTTGGCAACAATCTGTCAGGTGGGGAGCAGAAATTTTCTTCCAAGTGTCTTTCTCGTGCCCGTCATAGGTGCTGTCTGTGTAAGTGctaatttttcaactaaattgcataattaaatatttatttggtatAATATTTGCACATGATTAGAAGAAATATTAGTTTGttgtaataaacaaaaattataaactaaaaatttgcTGCATTAAAAGCATaaacttttcttaaaattttggtaTATACGTCACCAACTACAACGTTATGTAACCTCAATAAGAGGGATGATTTTAGATTTTTACAACTGACCTTGCTCTGAGTTTATTCTATATAATCAtttctttttaactatttttcagTTTGCAAAAGGATTAACCGAAACAGCGAAAAGTAACATATTCCAAAATGTTCTCATCACTGTTTGAAGCTGCCAAAAACTCGCCATTGCGCACTCCATTTACTAAAGTCCAATGCGACGCCACCGGTAAGTCGGCGACTGGCCCAGTGCCCGGACGCCAGATTCAGGCAGCTGCCGCAGCTAGCGGTGATTCGTGCGAATTCGGCAGCAACAAATACTTTGCGCTATGCGGTGTCGGCGGCATTCTGTCCTGCGGTACTACGCACACCTTCGTCGTACCGTTGGATTTGGTCAAATGCCGTCTGCAAGTTGACCCCAAAAAGTACAAGAATTTGATCAACGGCTTCAAGGTTACCATTGCTGAGGAAGGCGCACGAGGTCTGGTTAAGGGCTGGGCACCAACATTCTTCGGCTACTCAGCACAGGTGAGTGAGTGGGCGAAGTGAAAATTGTATACGCACGCGAAATATGTGTGCGCAAATAAATGAGTTAAAAGATCTTCATGAAACGGGACATAGGAATTCCGAAAATTAGTGAAGTCAAGCGAGTTTAGTGAAGAAACCAATCGATGTACATTTGTGGAGGACGTCAAATAATAAGAAATGAGAAAATACTCAATATTGTATCGAGGTTACACAATCCCCTTTCGTTATCGGCTTATTGATTTTTAAtggtaaaatttttgatttgatttcattGCTACACATTAAAACCGATcggtatatttttattcaatatccTATATATTAATGCCACATGACAAAAATTGTATGATTAATTAGTTTGCTTATTACGTCTGATTTCCTTTCTGTCTTTGGTTTTTGTGTACTTAACCAAAGTTTGAGTGTAAACTCATATCAGCATTCCCACTCGACGtcatttatttagtatttgtCATCATGTGATAAGATTTATGTTATGGTAATTAAAGCGGCTACTCAAAGTTGTACGTAGATAAAAGTAGTTCCAAAGTTTTAGTAAATaaccaataaattaaatttaaaaaatacatcacATAACATTGCATAACGTTAAAAATTAGTGCGAAATACCGTTAGAACCATatatttgcttgaaatttttagGTCAATAGaatatttgtgcttatttttatttatatattctttatgCTTGTTTACTCATACAACGTGTAGGGTCTGTGCAAGTTCGGTTTATATGAAGTCTTCAAAGTGTACTACTCCAACATCTTGGGTGAAGAGAATTCATACTTGTACCGTACTTGGTTGTATTTGGCTGCCTCTGCATCGGCTGAATTCTTCGCTGATATTGCTTTGGCTCCTATGGAAGCTGCCAAGGTCAAGATCCAGACCACACCTGGCTTTGCCAACAATCTGCGTGAGGCTTTGCCTAAGATGATCAAGGATGAGGGTGTCGGTGCCTTCTACAAGGGTCTGGTACCATTGTGGATGCGTCAAATTCCATACACCATGATGAAGTTCGCTTGCTTCGAACGTACCGTGGAATTGTTGTACAAGTAAGTAACGTAACTTTCATACTACCTTTATTAGTAGTTATGctaaattcgtttatttttccTTCCAAATTAGACACGTTGTACCCAAGCCACGTGTCGAATGCTCCAAGGGTGAACAATTGGTGGTGACATTCGCTGCTGGTTACATTGCTGGTGTCTTCTGCGCCATTGTATCGCATCCCGCTGATGTGGTCGTTTCAAAATTGAATCAAGCCAAGGGCTCCACTGCCATCCAAGTGGCTAAATCGCTCGGCTTCATGGGTATGTGGAACGGTCTGACGCCACGTATCATTATGATCGGTACACTCACTGCCCTGCAATGGTTCATCTACGACGGTGTCAAGGTTGCCTTGGCTCTGCCACGTCCACCACCACCAGAGATGCCAGCTTCGCTCAAGGCTAAGGTCGAAGCTTAAatcaattttagttttaaaccgAACTCATCAGTAAACTACAATACGTATCTAAATTAAATAAGTTCAGCCAGCGATATTAAAGTGAGACACGGCATTAAGTCGTCACAGTTACAGTAGTTAAGTTGCAAAAAAAGTATAGCTAGTTTACCACAACAGTACGAGTGAATACagtgaatatacatacacattggCACGGACATACGTATCGGCGCATTTATAAGGGGAAACGAAAGAAACAAGACGAT
This genomic stretch from Bactrocera dorsalis isolate Fly_Bdor chromosome 5, ASM2337382v1, whole genome shotgun sequence harbors:
- the LOC105225930 gene encoding putative U5 small nuclear ribonucleoprotein 200 kDa helicase, whose translation is MADAAARQLQYEYKANSNLVLQADVRLIERPRRDEATGEVVSLVGKLEGTRMGDRYQRTKPEKMEERKAKRQKRDEAQYDFERMKGATLLSEGIDEMVGIVYRPKTQETRQTYEVLLSFIQEALGDQPRDILCGAADEILAVLKNDKLKDRERKREIDSLLGSVTDERFALLVNLGKKITDFGSDAVNALNIAGNEEQIDETYGINVQFEESEEESDNDMHGEIRDEDGQEEGEEARIDHTLHAENLLTEEAANVKKERGLHPLDIDAYWLQRCLSKYYKDAMVSQSKAADVLKILKDAADERDCENQLVLLLGYDCFDFIKQLKNNRQMILYCTMLASAQTDSERQRIREKMRNDNHLAKILRQLDTGKSEEDDYGNSSRANKRGKEENDDSGQGTAGQVAGVRQVLELDELSFTQGSHFMANKRCQLPDGSFRKQRKGYEEVHVPALKQVPFEDKEELQPIDKLPKYVQPVFEGFKTLNRIQSRLWKAALDSDENMLLCAPTGAGKTNVALLTMMREIGKHINDDGTINVDEFKIIYVAPMKSLVQEMVGNFGRRLACYNLTVSELTGDHQLTREQIAATQVIVCTPEKWDIITRKGGEKTFTSLVRLVIIDEIHLLHDERGPVLEALVARTIRNIETTQEDVRLVGLSATLPNYQDVATFLRVKPDKGLFYFDNSFRPVALEQQYIGVTEKKALKRFQVMNEIVYEKTMEHAGRNQVLVFVHSRKETGKTARAVRDMCLEKDTLGSFLREGSASMEVLRTEAEQVKNTELKELLPYGFAIHHAGMTRVDRTLVEDLFADRHIQVLVSTATLAWGVNLPAHTVIIKGTQVYNPEKGRWVELSALDVLQMLGRAGRPQYDTKGEGILITNHSELQFYLSLLNQQLPIESQFISKMPDMLNAEIVLGTVQNLKDAVHWLGYTYLYIRMLRNPTLYGISHDAIRDDSLLEQHRADLIHTAALHLDRSGLVKYDRKSGQFQVTELGRIASHYYCTHETMMTYNQLLKQTLSEIELFRVFSLSSEFKHIAVREEEKLELQKLMERVPIPIKESMEEHSAKVNVLLQAYISQLKLEGFALMSDMVFITQSASRLMRAIFEIVLYRGWAQLADKTLTLCKMIDRRMWQSMTPLRQFKKMPDEIAKKLEKKNFPWERLYDLEPNEIGELIRVPKLGKTIHKFVHQFPKLELSTHIQPITRATLRVELTITPDFQWDEKVHGLSEGFWILIEDVDSEVILHHEFFLLKEKYALDEHQIKFFVPVFEPLPPQYFLRIVSDRWIGSETQLPVSFRHLILPEKNMPPTELLDLQPLPISALRKPKFEEFYAERFPQFNPIQTQVFNAVYNSDDNVFVGAPTGSGKMTIAEFAIMRLFSQQAEGRCVYLVSKEALADLVFADWHAKFGGLSLKVVKLTGETGTDLKLLAKGQIIVTTADKWDVLSRRWKQRKNVQAVNLFIVDELQLVGGEDGPVLEVVCSRMRYISSQIEKQIRIVALSSSLADARDVAQWLGCNANATFNFHPSVRPIPLELHIQGYSITHNATRIASMSKPVYNAIIKYSPHKPVIVFVSSRKQARLTAIDILTYSASDMQPNRFFHAEEEDIKPFLDRMSDKTLKETLSQGVAYIHEGLTASDHRLVEQLFDSGAVQVAVVARDLCWGMSISAHLVIIMDTQFYNGKNHSYEDYPITDVLQMIGRANRPIEDADAKCVLMCQSSKKDFFKKFINEPLPIESHLDHRLHDHFNVEVVTKTIENKQDAVDYLTWTFLYRRLTQNPNYYNLQGVTHRHLSDHLSELVENTLSDLEQSKCISIEDDMDTLPLNLGMIAAYYYINYTTIELFSLSLNSKTKVRGLLEIISSAAEYEDIVVRHHEENILRTLSQRLPNKLTGPNDSAPKFNDPHIKTNLLLQAHLSRLQLGPELQGDTELILSKAIRLIQACVDVLSSNGWLSPAVAAMELAQMVTQAMWSKDSYLKQLPHFTADIIKRCTEKKIETVFDIMELEDDDRTRLLQLTDAQMADVARFCNRYPNIEMNFEVVDKDRINSGSTVNVIVELEREDEVTGPVIAPFFPQKREEGWWVVIGDPKTNSLLSIKRLTLQQKAKIKLDFVAPSPGRHEYTLYYMSDSYLGCDQEYKFSIEVGDFQSESESESE
- the LOC105225929 gene encoding phosphate carrier protein, mitochondrial → MFSSLFEAAKNSPLRTPFTKVQCDATGKSATGPVPGRQIQAAAAASGDSCEFGSNKYFALCGVGGILSCGTTHTFVVPLDLVKCRLQVDPKKYKNLINGFKVTIAEEGARGLVKGWAPTFFGYSAQGLCKFGLYEVFKVYYSNILGEENSYLYRTWLYLAASASAEFFADIALAPMEAAKVKIQTTPGFANNLREALPKMIKDEGVGAFYKGLVPLWMRQIPYTMMKFACFERTVELLYKHVVPKPRVECSKGEQLVVTFAAGYIAGVFCAIVSHPADVVVSKLNQAKGSTAIQVAKSLGFMGMWNGLTPRIIMIGTLTALQWFIYDGVKVALALPRPPPPEMPASLKAKVEA